The proteins below come from a single Jaculus jaculus isolate mJacJac1 chromosome X, mJacJac1.mat.Y.cur, whole genome shotgun sequence genomic window:
- the Rpl39 gene encoding 60S ribosomal protein L39, with the protein MSSHKTFRIKRFLAKKQKQNRPIPQWIRMKTGNKIRYNSKRRHWRRTKLGL; encoded by the exons ATG TCTTCTCACAAGACTTTCAGAATCAAGCGATTCCTTgccaagaaacaaaagcaaaaccgtCCCATTCCCCAATGGATTCGGATGAAAACTGGTAACAAAATCAG GTACAACTCTAAGAGAAGACATTGGAGGAGAACCAAGCTGGGTCTATAA